Proteins encoded together in one Streptomyces sp. NBC_01216 window:
- a CDS encoding LysR family transcriptional regulator, with the protein MTSVIVRSLMGTMLLSDPGSGPRPIGWASIPSGYRSGVRWRDGDRELRYFVAVAEELHFGRAAQRLGIAQPPLSRAIQRLERRLGAALLDRTSHTVTLTEVGSVLLAEGRVALDAVDAAERRTRRAARSVTGRPGLALITKASASRELLAGLLDAYAAEPDAVPVDVILCGPSEQQRLLREGRADVALLHRPFDSTAGFHTEELSTQGQVVVRPSGHPLTVRAHVHMADITALPGLPLPRGPDPDGTYPPGPGPQVRDHAQLLQLVALGRACAVSPESCRAQLHGDLAAVPVLDAPAVTTVIAWPPRSRSRAVADLVRTATRLSGLPGK; encoded by the coding sequence GTGACCAGCGTAATCGTTCGTTCGCTCATGGGGACCATGCTGCTCTCGGACCCCGGCAGCGGTCCAAGACCGATCGGGTGGGCATCGATACCGTCAGGGTATCGATCCGGAGTACGGTGGCGGGATGGAGACCGGGAGCTGCGATATTTCGTCGCTGTCGCTGAGGAGCTGCACTTCGGGCGCGCCGCGCAGCGGCTCGGGATCGCGCAGCCGCCTCTGTCGCGGGCGATCCAGCGGCTCGAACGCCGGCTCGGGGCAGCACTGCTGGATCGGACCAGCCACACCGTCACGCTGACCGAGGTCGGCTCGGTGCTGTTGGCCGAGGGCCGGGTGGCCCTCGACGCGGTCGACGCCGCCGAGCGCCGGACCCGCCGCGCAGCCCGTTCGGTGACCGGCCGGCCCGGCCTGGCCCTGATCACGAAGGCCAGCGCGTCCCGCGAACTGTTGGCCGGACTGCTCGACGCGTACGCCGCGGAACCCGACGCGGTCCCCGTCGACGTCATCCTGTGCGGCCCGTCCGAGCAGCAACGACTTCTGCGCGAAGGCCGGGCCGACGTGGCGCTGTTGCACCGACCGTTCGACTCGACAGCCGGGTTCCACACCGAAGAGCTCAGCACTCAGGGCCAGGTCGTGGTCCGGCCGTCCGGGCATCCGCTCACCGTCCGGGCCCATGTGCACATGGCCGACATCACCGCCCTGCCGGGCCTGCCCCTGCCGCGCGGGCCCGACCCGGACGGTACCTACCCGCCCGGCCCCGGCCCACAAGTCCGCGACCACGCACAGTTGCTGCAGCTCGTCGCGCTCGGCCGCGCGTGCGCGGTCTCACCGGAGTCCTGTCGCGCCCAACTGCACGGTGACCTCGCCGCCGTGCCCGTGCTGGACGCGCCGGCGGTCACCACCGTCATCGCCTGGCCCCCGCGCAGCCGGTCCAGAGCCGTCGCCGACCTCGTCCGGACCGCGACACGTCTCTCAGGGCTGCCCGGTAAATGA
- a CDS encoding alpha/beta fold hydrolase: MATAREQSARVEARVASADGTEIAFEQSGRGPAVVLVASALADRSDTTKLAALLAQHFTVINYDRRGRGASGDANAHTPDRETEDIAALVEHVGGSASLFGSSSGAVLALRAAAAGVNVDRLALYEPPFVVAEGDDGPPEDLAQQITVLLAEGRHSDAVEYFMTRVQGMPRIAVFFMKLMPKTWANLTKLASTLPYDIAVMGDTQQGKPLDAEEWKGVAVRTRVLTGGKSPAAFQRAALAVTEILPQADHRTLPGLNHGAVVMAPRKIAPQIIEFIKG; the protein is encoded by the coding sequence ATGGCAACAGCGCGAGAGCAGTCGGCCAGAGTCGAGGCCCGTGTCGCCTCCGCTGACGGCACCGAGATCGCATTCGAGCAGTCGGGCCGCGGGCCGGCCGTCGTCCTGGTTGCCTCGGCACTGGCAGACCGCTCGGACACGACCAAACTCGCGGCTCTCCTCGCCCAGCACTTCACTGTGATCAACTACGACCGGCGCGGACGGGGTGCCAGCGGTGACGCCAATGCTCACACCCCCGATCGCGAGACTGAAGACATCGCCGCGCTGGTCGAACACGTCGGCGGTTCGGCGTCGCTGTTCGGCTCGTCCTCCGGAGCCGTCCTCGCCCTGCGCGCGGCCGCTGCCGGAGTGAACGTCGACCGCCTGGCTCTGTATGAGCCGCCGTTCGTGGTCGCCGAAGGCGACGACGGGCCGCCCGAGGATCTCGCACAGCAGATCACCGTGCTGCTTGCGGAGGGCCGGCACAGTGACGCGGTCGAGTACTTCATGACCAGAGTGCAGGGCATGCCCCGCATCGCCGTGTTCTTCATGAAGCTCATGCCGAAGACGTGGGCAAACCTCACCAAGCTGGCCAGCACTCTGCCCTATGACATCGCGGTCATGGGCGATACCCAGCAAGGCAAGCCGCTCGACGCCGAGGAGTGGAAAGGGGTGGCCGTACGCACCCGTGTGTTGACCGGCGGCAAGAGCCCGGCCGCGTTCCAGCGCGCCGCCCTCGCCGTCACCGAGATCCTGCCGCAGGCCGACCACCGCACTCTGCCCGGGCTCAACCACGGTGCCGTCGTCATGGCTCCGAGGAAAATCGCCCCGCAGATCATCGAGTTCATCAAGGGATGA